A window of Nomascus leucogenys isolate Asia chromosome X, Asia_NLE_v1, whole genome shotgun sequence contains these coding sequences:
- the GPR82 gene encoding probable G-protein coupled receptor 82, with product MNNTTTCIQPSMISSMALPIIYILLCIVGVFGNSLSQWIFLTKIGKKTSTHIYLSHLVTANLLVCSAMPFMSIYFLKGFQWEYQSAQCRVVNFLGTLSMHVSMFVSLLILSWIAISRYATLMQKDSSQETTSCYEKIFYGHLLKKFRQPNFARKLCIYIWGVVLGIIIPVTVYYSVIEATGGEESLCYNRQMELGAMISQIAGLIGTTFIGFSFLVVLTSYYSFVSHLRKIRTCTSIMEKDLTYSSVKRHLLVIQILLIVCFLPYSIFKPIFYVLHQRDNCQQLNYLIEIKNILTCLASARSSTDPIIFLLLDKTFKKTLYNLFTKSNSAHMQSYG from the coding sequence ATGAACAACACCACAACATGTATTCAACCATCTATGATCTCTTCCATGGCTTTACCAATCATTTACATCCTCCTTTGTATTGTTGGTGTTTTTGGAAACTCTCTCTCTCAAtggatatttttaacaaaaataggtAAAAAAACATCAACACACATCTACCTGTCACACCTTGTGACTGCAAACTTACTTGTGTGCAGTGCCATGCCTTTCATGAGTATCTATTTCCTGAAAGGTTTCCAATGGGAATATCAATCTGCTCAATGCAGAGTGGTCAATTTTTTGGGAACTCTATCCATGCATGTAAGTATGTTTGTCAGTCTCTTAATTTTAAGTTGGATTGCCATAAGCCGCTATGCTACCTTAATGCAAAAGGATTCCTCGCAAGAGACTACTTCAtgctatgagaaaatattttatggccATTTACTGAAAAAATTTCGCCAGCCCAACTTTGCTAGAAAACTATGCATTTACATATGGGGAGTTGTACTGGGCATAATTATTCCAGTTACCGTATACTACTCAGTCATAGAGGCTACAGGAGGAGAAGAGAGCCTATGCTACAATCGGCAGATGGAACTAGGAGCCATGATCTCTCAGATTGCAGGTCTCATTGGAACCACATTTATTGGATTTTCCTTTTTAGTAGTACTAACATCATACTACTCTTTTGTAAGCCATCTGAGAAAAATAAGAACCTGTACATCCATTATGGAGAAAgatttgacttacagttctgtgaaAAGACATCTTTTGGTCATCCAGATTCTACTAATAGTTTGCTTCCTTCCTTATAGCATTTTTAAACCCATTTTTTATGTTCTACACCAAAGAGATAACTGTCAGCAATTGaattatttaatagaaataaaaaacatcctCACCTGTCTTGCTTCGGCCAGAAGTAGCACAGAccccattatatttcttttattagatAAAACATTCAAGAAGACACTATATAATCTCTTTACAAAGTCTAATTCAGCACATATGCAATCATATGGTTGA